The following are from one region of the Etheostoma spectabile isolate EspeVRDwgs_2016 chromosome 15, UIUC_Espe_1.0, whole genome shotgun sequence genome:
- the ccndx gene encoding cyclin Dx: MDRGMSVSLWCEEVEDQSQDLSQTEAQSQGHIVGSSQLRAAWDPTVSGHRVIQRLLHVEERYMPSVLYITLIQREPEHREQLAKWALEVCCECGCDEAVFPLSVSLMDRFLSASLALPVSPYCLAAGCILIASKLSECDTVTADTLCAAAEYSFQPSDLREMERVILATLRWDTAAVTPQDFLPHFLASVEERGDGESGDREEGLLSTLRRHCDTLAAMCACDSRFLGAPPSLVAAASLNCALRGLGNKAPAQLAVTSDALAELCQADLVVLQYYSDMIEYALRQRLRSGLQQGPVEKEEEVENERPGTPTDMREIDF, translated from the exons ATGGACAGAGgcatgtctgtgtctctgtggtgtGAGGAGGTGGAGGACCAGAGTCAGGACCTGAGCCAGACTGAGGCCCAATCCCAGGGCCACATCGTGGGCTCGTCTCAGCTGCGAGCCGCCTGGGACCCCACCGTGTCCGGGCATCGTGTGATCCAGAGGCTGCTTCATGTGGAGGAGAGGTACATGCCCTCCGTGCTCTACATCACCCTCATCCAGCGGGAGCCAGAGCACAGGGAGCAGCTCGCCAAATGGGCCCTGGAG GTGTGCTGCGAGTGTGGCTGTGATGAGGCAGTGTtccccctgtctgtctctctgatggATAGGTTCCTGTCGGCCTCTTTGGCTCTACCTGTGTCACCATACTGCCTGGCTGCCGGCTGCATCCTCATCGCCTCCAAACTCTCCGAGTGTGACACCGTTACCGCTGACACTCTCTGTGCTGCAGCTGAATACAGCTTCCAGCCTTCGGACCTGAGG GAGATGGAGCGTGTCATCCTCGCCACGCTCCGATGGGACACAGCAGCAGTGACTCCACAGGACTTCCTCCCACACTTTCTCGCCTcggtggaggagagaggagatgggGAGAGTGGAGACCGCGAGGAGGGGCTGCTCTCCACCCTGCGGCGGCACTGCGACACGCTGGCTGCCATGTGTGCCTGTGACTCCCGCTTCCTGGGAGCTCCACCCTCACTTGTTGCTGCGGCGTCTCTGAACTGTGCTCTGAGGGGTCTGGGCAACAAGGCCCCCGCTCAGCTGGCTGTGACGAGTGATGCACTGGCCGAGCTCTGCCAGGCTGACCTG GTAGTGCTGCAGTACTACAGTGACATGATCGAATATGCCCTCCGACAGCGGCTGAGGAGTGGGCTTCAGCAGGGCCCCgtggagaaggaggaagaggtggagaaCGAAAGACCCGGGACACCCACTGACATGAGAGAGATTGATTTCTAA